A single region of the Salvia splendens isolate huo1 chromosome 18, SspV2, whole genome shotgun sequence genome encodes:
- the LOC121777773 gene encoding 14-3-3-like protein B has translation MMAREEIVYMAKLAEQAERYEEMVEFMEKVSGSLRENEELSVEERNLLSVAYKNVIGARRASWRIISSIEQKEESKGNEDHVATIKTYRSKIEKELCNICDGILQMLDQRLVPSASSGDSKVFYLKMKGDYHRYLAEFKTGADRKEAAESTLSAYKAAQDIANSDLAPTHPIRLGLALNFSVFYYEILNSPDRACSLAKQAFDEAIAELDTLGEESYKDSTLIMQLLRDNLTLWTSDVQEEGADEIKEASKAEEGQQQ, from the exons ATGATGGCGCGAGAGGAGATCGTGTACATGGCGAAGCTGGCGGAGCAGGCGGAGAGGTACGAGGAGATGGTGGAGTTCATGGAGAAGGTGTCCGGGTCTCTCAGGGAGAATGAGGAGCTGAGCGTGGAGGAGCGGAATCTGCTGTCGGTGGCTTACAAGAACGTAATCGGGGCGAGGCGTGCTTCATGGCGAATAATCTCGTCGATAGAGCAGAAGGAGGAGTCCAAGGGAAACGAGGATCACGTCGCCACCATAAAGACCTATCGCTCCAAGATCGAGAAGGAGCTCTGCAACATTTGCGACGGCATTCTTCAGATGCTCGACCAGCGCCTCGTCCCTTCTGCTTCCTCTGGCGACTCTAAGGTCTTCTACCTTAAGATGAAGGGGGACTACCACAGGTACTTGGCTGAGTTTAAGACTGGCGCTGACAGAAAAGAAGCTGCTGAGAGCACTCTCTCAGCCTACAAGGCTGCTCAG GACATTGCCAACTCCGATCTGGCTCCCACGCATCCAATCCGACTTGGGTTGGCTCTCAATTTCTCTGTTTTCTACTACGAGATTCTCAACTCCCCTGACCGAGCCTGTAGTCTTGCAAAACAA GCATTTGATGAAGCGATTGCTGAGTTGGATACCTTGGGCGAGGAGTCCTACAAAGACAGCACATTGATCATGCAGCTTCTCCGTGATAACCTGACTTTATGGACCTCTGACGTTCAG GAGGAAGGTGCTGATGAGATAAAGGAAGCCTCCAAAGCTGAAGAGGGGCAGCAGCAGTGA